A genomic stretch from Hydrogenimonas urashimensis includes:
- a CDS encoding polysaccharide deacetylase family protein, with protein MKTFVTLLLFALTLLADAHIFVYHRFGDARHPSTNTSIAVLKKQFDYFKNHGYDVIPLSTLVETLEKGKHVPDNWVVLTIDDSYRSFFENALPLFRRYGYPFTLFVYTGATERRYGDFMTWKQINEAKKYGELGFHSHSHPHMVSKSDDYLAEDFKKGLALMAKRTGERAKYFAYPYGEYDKRVKKIAESFGFDAICNQNVGAVSDRSSRFDLDRIALTGDTSLKEKLAIRFLPAEWIEPSVWPEHGIVHRVRIKIGVPTAARRAQLYLTGYGWEWVDVRNGEIDAILDKPLKNRRSRLILKLEKDKINTKILVKP; from the coding sequence ATGAAAACGTTCGTTACGCTCCTTCTTTTCGCTCTGACACTTTTGGCCGATGCCCACATTTTCGTCTATCATCGTTTCGGTGACGCCCGTCACCCCTCTACGAACACCTCCATCGCGGTGCTCAAAAAGCAGTTCGACTATTTCAAAAACCACGGGTACGATGTCATTCCGCTCTCCACACTGGTTGAAACCCTCGAAAAAGGCAAACACGTTCCCGATAACTGGGTCGTCCTGACGATCGACGACAGTTACAGAAGCTTCTTTGAAAACGCCCTTCCCCTCTTCAGGCGCTACGGCTATCCTTTCACCCTATTCGTCTATACCGGTGCGACCGAAAGGCGCTACGGCGACTTCATGACATGGAAGCAGATCAATGAAGCGAAAAAGTATGGCGAGCTGGGATTTCACTCCCACAGCCACCCCCATATGGTCTCCAAAAGCGACGACTATCTGGCCGAAGATTTCAAGAAGGGACTGGCGCTCATGGCAAAACGCACCGGGGAGCGCGCAAAATATTTCGCCTATCCCTACGGAGAGTACGACAAACGAGTCAAAAAGATCGCAGAAAGCTTCGGGTTCGATGCGATCTGCAATCAGAATGTCGGTGCCGTCTCCGATCGCTCCAGCCGATTCGATCTCGACCGTATCGCCCTGACGGGGGATACATCACTCAAAGAGAAACTCGCCATTCGCTTTCTGCCGGCAGAATGGATCGAGCCTTCCGTATGGCCCGAACATGGGATCGTTCACCGTGTTCGCATTAAAATCGGGGTACCCACCGCCGCGCGGCGCGCTCAACTCTATCTGACCGGTTACGGATGGGAGTGGGTCGATGTCCGCAACGGCGAAATCGACGCAATTCTCGACAAACCGCTCAAAAATCGCCGCAGCCGTCTCATCTTAAAGCTTGAAAAAGATAAAATAAACACCAAAATTCTCGTCAAACCCTAA
- a CDS encoding M20 family metallopeptidase codes for MQWKKDLEKVVRINSYTRNKRGVDAVGELFAKWLEALGYRTERHRRDLIGDHLHFLSPKSEKREKILLLGHLDTVFPQGSFDGWREDETWVYGPGVCDMKGGNIVALEALRALYDANGIIEDIDVLLVSDEETGSDDSRMLTTELAKNYDKCFVFEAAGPNMEVVVGRKGIGTFDITIEGKAAHAGTSYAKGVDANLEAAIKLQRLVELTDLERGSTVNVGKMEGGIGANTVSPQAKLLLELRYADHKEKERLMKGLEEAVCTAFVEGTKAVLGGSIQRDVMEPNAWQRALIEAMERISGQSLPTERRGGVSDANIVASAGVVTIDGLGPYGDGDHTPKERALKKSFKERIDLMTQVLRHHQKKGAIA; via the coding sequence ATGCAATGGAAAAAAGACCTCGAAAAAGTGGTACGCATCAACTCCTATACCCGCAACAAGCGGGGTGTCGATGCGGTGGGTGAGCTGTTTGCAAAATGGCTGGAAGCGCTCGGTTACCGGACTGAACGCCATCGGCGGGATTTGATTGGCGATCATCTCCATTTTCTCTCCCCAAAATCAGAAAAAAGAGAAAAAATCCTTCTTCTCGGGCATCTGGATACGGTCTTCCCTCAGGGAAGTTTCGATGGTTGGCGCGAGGACGAAACATGGGTCTACGGGCCTGGGGTGTGCGACATGAAGGGGGGCAACATCGTGGCGTTAGAGGCGTTGCGGGCCCTCTACGATGCCAACGGAATCATCGAAGATATCGATGTGCTGCTGGTGAGCGACGAAGAGACCGGAAGCGACGATTCGCGGATGCTGACCACCGAGCTGGCCAAAAACTACGACAAATGTTTCGTTTTCGAGGCGGCGGGGCCCAACATGGAGGTGGTGGTCGGACGCAAGGGTATCGGCACTTTCGACATCACCATCGAAGGCAAAGCGGCCCATGCGGGAACCAGTTACGCCAAAGGGGTCGATGCCAACCTGGAGGCGGCCATCAAACTGCAGAGACTGGTGGAGCTCACCGACCTGGAGAGGGGCTCCACCGTCAACGTGGGGAAGATGGAAGGGGGCATTGGCGCCAACACCGTCAGCCCCCAGGCGAAACTGCTGCTGGAGCTGCGTTACGCCGACCATAAGGAAAAAGAGCGGTTGATGAAAGGGCTGGAGGAGGCGGTCTGCACCGCTTTCGTCGAGGGGACAAAAGCGGTTCTGGGCGGGTCGATCCAGCGGGACGTGATGGAACCCAACGCCTGGCAGAGAGCGCTCATCGAAGCGATGGAGCGTATTTCGGGGCAGTCGCTCCCCACGGAGCGGCGCGGCGGCGTGAGCGACGCCAATATCGTCGCGTCGGCGGGGGTCGTCACCATCGACGGGCTGGGGCCCTACGGCGACGGGGACCACACCCCCAAAGAGCGGGCGCTGAAAAAGAGTTTTAAAGAGCGGATCGACCTGATGACACAGGTGTTGCGCCATCACCAGAAAAAAGGAGCCATCGCATGA
- a CDS encoding ATP-grasp domain-containing protein — translation MSGRRVGIWMYQNGGGDVIEEKIVAKLKERGIEAVTGLNLRHAYVENGRTLCPGKTGDIVVMEELDAFFSYNAGEQTQYQMFLYEAIDCIIPCLNNYRSFALTEDKFQTAHLLRNHGVPTADFRLCHRDDTERLRQFIAEWKQMVYKPTDGWGGVGLTKIDSQETLDMLMPFLNQMDLRFFYVEKFIDYDRTDYRVDIVDGDYIGCYGRKAGGSDWRTNITSGGSVFLREPDDAVVELALKAAEVTGLEIAGVDIIYDRTKEEYIVLEVNGIPAFATPEQEKLGLDFNDRKIEKIVDLIDRKSKKQ, via the coding sequence ATGAGCGGACGGAGAGTGGGTATTTGGATGTACCAAAACGGCGGCGGCGACGTGATCGAAGAGAAGATCGTCGCGAAACTGAAGGAGCGGGGCATCGAGGCGGTCACCGGCCTCAACCTGCGCCACGCCTACGTGGAAAACGGCAGGACCCTCTGCCCTGGCAAAACGGGCGACATCGTGGTGATGGAGGAATTGGACGCCTTCTTCAGCTACAATGCCGGCGAGCAGACCCAGTACCAGATGTTTCTGTACGAGGCGATCGACTGCATCATCCCCTGCCTCAACAACTACCGCTCATTCGCCCTGACCGAGGACAAATTCCAGACCGCCCACCTGCTGCGCAACCACGGTGTGCCGACCGCCGATTTCAGGCTTTGCCACCGGGACGATACGGAGCGGCTGCGCCAGTTCATCGCCGAGTGGAAGCAGATGGTCTACAAGCCCACCGACGGCTGGGGCGGCGTGGGGTTGACGAAGATCGACTCCCAGGAGACGCTCGATATGCTGATGCCCTTCTTGAACCAGATGGACCTGCGCTTCTTCTATGTGGAGAAATTCATCGACTACGACCGCACCGATTACCGGGTCGATATCGTCGACGGCGACTATATCGGCTGCTACGGACGCAAGGCGGGCGGCAGCGACTGGCGTACCAACATCACCAGCGGCGGCAGCGTCTTTTTGCGCGAGCCCGACGACGCCGTCGTGGAGCTGGCCTTGAAGGCCGCGGAGGTGACGGGGCTGGAGATCGCGGGGGTCGATATCATCTATGATCGTACGAAAGAGGAGTATATCGTCCTCGAAGTCAACGGCATCCCCGCCTTCGCTACGCCGGAGCAGGAGAAGTTGGGGCTCGACTTTAATGATAG
- a CDS encoding methyltransferase produces MAAHKEFCRFAGSYGRYSLIQERVARFLASKIKNPYPVVVDLGCGTGGFFRAYEHSFTKYFAIDAAPEMLALHPCGKGVEKIIGNFNDPSLFETLGRLDFDLLVSSSALQWCDNLEWTLSRMARLNRPVAMAVFTSGTFATLHQIAGTSSPISSLEETTAAIAKHFDAKIDLLRYRIYFRDTLSMLRYIKRSGVSGGRGVLGYKETKKILSNYPLAYLEFEVVCAVSKEICRRIDYIN; encoded by the coding sequence ATGGCCGCACATAAAGAGTTTTGCCGTTTCGCCGGAAGTTACGGTCGCTACAGCCTTATCCAGGAGCGTGTCGCCCGCTTCCTCGCATCGAAAATAAAAAACCCGTACCCTGTCGTCGTCGACCTCGGATGCGGTACCGGCGGTTTTTTCAGAGCTTATGAACATTCGTTCACAAAGTACTTCGCCATCGATGCCGCACCCGAAATGCTGGCGCTTCACCCCTGCGGGAAAGGGGTCGAAAAAATAATCGGAAATTTCAACGATCCGTCACTTTTCGAAACGCTCGGAAGGCTCGATTTTGACCTGCTGGTCTCCTCATCGGCCCTGCAGTGGTGCGACAATCTCGAATGGACGCTCTCGCGTATGGCAAGGCTTAACCGTCCCGTGGCGATGGCAGTGTTCACCTCCGGCACCTTTGCGACACTTCACCAAATAGCGGGCACCTCCTCCCCCATTAGCTCCCTGGAAGAGACGACAGCGGCGATAGCCAAACATTTCGATGCGAAGATCGATCTGCTGCGCTACCGCATCTATTTTCGCGACACGCTTTCGATGCTGCGTTATATCAAGCGCAGCGGGGTCAGTGGCGGCAGAGGCGTGCTTGGCTACAAAGAGACAAAAAAAATACTTTCGAATTATCCCCTTGCCTATCTCGAATTTGAAGTGGTGTGTGCCGTATCGAAAGAGATTTGCCGCCGAATCGATTACATTAATTAA
- the secG gene encoding preprotein translocase subunit SecG gives MITILFVAQIVLAVILTILVLLQKSSSIGLGAYSGSNESVFGAKGPAGFLVKATFTVGLIFIFNTIALGYMYNKSYNKSVVDEIKTEKKTPAAVPQTPAVPAAPAAPAAPQTPAG, from the coding sequence ATGATTACCATCCTTTTTGTGGCACAGATTGTTCTGGCTGTTATTTTGACGATTCTCGTGCTTCTGCAGAAAAGCTCCTCCATCGGGCTGGGGGCCTACAGCGGCTCCAACGAATCGGTTTTTGGCGCGAAAGGGCCGGCCGGTTTTCTGGTCAAGGCCACTTTCACCGTCGGTCTCATCTTCATTTTCAATACGATCGCACTGGGATACATGTACAACAAATCCTATAACAAATCGGTCGTCGACGAGATCAAAACCGAGAAGAAGACGCCGGCGGCCGTACCCCAGACGCCTGCCGTTCCGGCGGCACCTGCGGCACCGGCTGCGCCTCAAACCCCTGCCGGGTAA